Part of the Nostoc sp. ATCC 53789 genome, AGTTGAGCGACCAATCAAGACTCCCGTTTTCTGTTCTAACAGCAGACGAAGTTCATCCAAGGTTGCATCATTATTATCTGACACAATTGACGACAAAACGTTTAACTCTTCCTGCGAGAGCTTTCTTGGTGTTTGTTGTGTGCGAATCTTGGGCGAAATACTCACAGTCTTTCGATATTGTTTCAGTAATTTTTCAACAAGACTTTAGAGGCTGTTTGAAAAGTCGGAGAGATGGTAAAAAAGCTCTCTCAGTATACGCTGTGAATAGATAGTAGACAGCACCGAGAGAGCAACATGAGTAAAGCATACCCCAGCAATCTGACCCGTGTTCAATATGAATTTCTCAGTGACATGATTCCAGAACAAAAACCCGGTGGTCGGAAGCGTGAAGTTGATATGTGGGAAGTTCTGAACGCAATTTTTTATGTCCTAGTAGAAGGAGTTAGATGGCGATGCCTACGGCGGGCTACGCCTACGCTACCGGGTGACTTTCCCGTCTGGCAAACGGTATACAACTATTTTCGTAAATGGCGCAAAGACGGAACGTGGTTGAAAATTCACGATAGTCTGCGTCAGTGGACAAGGATTGAGCAGGAGCGCCATCGAAGCCCTATCTACCTTGCCATGATCCGGATCATGGTAAGACGATTAGCATCCCACCCTCGCGCACCAAAAAAGACAAGAAGGATACTAAAACGTACTCATCCTTCCAAACGACCCCATGTTTCTACAGCTAAAATTCTATCCCAAAAATAATACCTAAAAACAGACACCTTGAAAGGGCTGATCCTAAAATATATGAGAGGTTGCAAAATGTATTGTGAAATCAGTATTTTAAAAATGCCTAAAAACCAAGCTAAAAACATATTTAATAGAGGAAGAAGGTTTAGGAAATAATTATTGAGCCTACACCTTCTTCCTAAATCAAGTTCAGCCTATTCTAAAGTCTTTTTTACTTCATCTTTAATGTTTTCAGCAGTGTGACGAACTTGGGCTTCAGCTTGTTTAGCTTTACCTTCAGCTTTGTCATTAGGGTTACCAGTTACTTCACCAACTGCTTCTTGTACTTTTCCTTCGACGTTCTTTGCAAAAGCCTTTGCTCTATCTTCGATACTCATATACTTTTTTCCTTATCTTAACTAGTGATTATCTATTGCTTGCTAAGAAAGCGTTGCAATGTTTATATATTACTTTTAGACAAGTTTTAATTCTTCTATCTGACGATGTTTTTATTAAGAATATTTGTGTCCATTGTACATAGTTATTTAAAGGTGAAATTCATCTTGAAGAATTCAAGTAATATCCAAAAGATAGAAAGGATTTATTCTATGGTTCTATCTTCAGATAAAATCATTTGCTACTTTAGCTAAATAATGATGCAGATGTCTACCCTAAATTAGCGGTTAAGAAATACTCAGAATGTGAAAAACGCAACTTGAGTTAGCAGTATTGCTGCACAAACAAGTAATTTATTATACTTTAAGCGCTTATAAACATCTGGCACAACAAAATAGTCGAGATATAAGAAAATATTCTAATACTGCTTACTTAAAGGGAAAAGGAGCGGAAGACCTGATATATAAGGCTTTTCCCCTTTAAGCTTTTCCTTTCCCCCAAAACTCGACGTTCCAAAAAAGTGGTGTTGTCACAAATCTTAGGCGGAAAGAAACATAATTTTTCAAATTTTAACTGAAGAGTAGTTTAGCTAGTGCAAGAAAGCAGAGAGAATTCTGTAGATTTTTCTGCGGCTTTCCGCAGGGTACGAAACTTCAAAGAGACAGCAGGAAAGAAAGCTTGATTTACAAGCTTTTGTTACCTTTTTAAACTGGATAGTTATTTATGCCATACCGCACTAGTAAAACTTGTAACTAATTTCTCACTAAAGACAGCAGGAACAAGTATTTACGTTTATTTCTATTTATCAAGGTAACGCGATGTGCGACTTATTGTTTCGTTACACAAGTCGGGTGTATGAACGATTGAAAAGAAAATTCCCACAATCCGCACTGGAGCGAGAAAATCGTTACCAGTGAGTGGAATGAGGGAAAAATGTTTTCTATAGAAGAGTTTATCATTGCCGTATTTTGCTGTGTTGACGATGTGCTGATTGAAATCACCCAGGTATACCCAATTAAGAGACGAGGTTTTGCTCCAAGTTTAAGGGAGAGTGAAGTTTTAACAATGGAAGTAGTGGCAGAGTTTTTGGGAATAGATGCTGACAAAGACATTTGGAAATACTTTCACCGTCATTGGTTAGGGCTATTTCCTCAGTTAAAGAGTCGCTATGCTTTTATTCGTCAAGCAGCTAATTGTTGGCAGTACAAAGAACTGTTACAACAAAAATTAGCACAGATTTTAGGGGCATTTTCTGAGCAACTTCATTTAATTGATGGATTACCAATACCTTTGTGTGGCTTCAGTCGCGCTCCCAACTGCCGGAGTTTTAAATCCCAAGCAGATTATGGCTTTTGTGCTGCCAAGCAACAGACGTATTATGGGTTTCATGGGCATTTAATCATTAGTGGCACAGGAGTTATTAGTGGGTTTACTCTCACTCCGGCAAATGGCAGTGAACGAGAAGCACTTTGGGATTTAATCACGCGAGTTAAAGGTTTATTAATCGGAGATAAGGGATACTTAAGTCAGTTTTTGTCAGGAGAACTTGAAGGAATGGGTATTAATTTACAAACCCCTCTGCGTTCTAATATGTCTGACTCTCGTAGCCAATCTTCAGTTCGATTAATGCAACGCTTTCGTCGCCTCATTGAAACAGTTATTGGTCAATTAGTTGAGAGATTTCATATAGAGAAGATTCGAGCGAGAGATATGTGGCATCTTACCAGTCGTCTCAATCGCAAGATTTTAGCTCATACTGTCTGTTTCTGGCTTAATCGCCACAATTGTGACCCGCTTCAGTTCGACGATCTTGTTACAGAATATTAAGTCGCACATGGCGTAAGGTATTTATGCAATCAAATTCTACTACTCAACCAACTTCTAACTCCCAATATGTAGATTCTCGGATACAAAATGATGTATCTGTTAACATTTTCATCGGATTTTCTATTTTGATTCCAATGATTATATTTGTAGGATTTAATATCTATAAGAAACACCGTGCTGCTGTTCTCAGTCAGCAAATTGCTTCATTAGAAAAACTGTGGCTTTTGAATATTAAGAAAAAAAGAGCTTGAAGAAAAACAATATAGACAATGAAGTACTTATTTATAATTTGGGTGCTTATACTCTCTTTAATCGCTCCTAATGCGGCGATCGCTCAAGCAAGACAACCCTACACCTTAATATCTGGACTTGGCACAATCCACCATCCAGTTTCCACTGCTAATGCCCAAGCGCAAGAGTTTTTCGATCAGGGATTAAATTTAATTTACGCTTTCAATCATGATGAGGCGGTGCGTTCTTTTCAACACGCAGCCAAACTCGATCCGCATTTAGCGATCGCATATTGGGGTATTGCTCTGGCTCTAGGCCCTAATATTAACTTAGAAATCGACCCCAATCGAGAATTAGCTGCTTACCAAGCGGTACAGCAAGCTTTAGCACTTTTCACCAAAGCATCTAACCAGGAACGAGACTACATTACCGCCTTAGCAAAACGTTACTCCCAAGATTCTGGTGCAGACTTGTATCAACTAGCGGTAGACTACGCAAAAGCAATGGCAACCCTAGTTGAGCGTTATCCTGATGATTTAGATGCAGCAACGCTTTATGCTGAAAGCTTGATGGATCTGCATCCGTGGCAGCACTGGACTAAAGATGGTAAGCCACAGCTAGATACAGAAAAAATTGTGGCTATTTTAGAATCTGT contains:
- a CDS encoding IS982 family transposase; amino-acid sequence: MFSIEEFIIAVFCCVDDVLIEITQVYPIKRRGFAPSLRESEVLTMEVVAEFLGIDADKDIWKYFHRHWLGLFPQLKSRYAFIRQAANCWQYKELLQQKLAQILGAFSEQLHLIDGLPIPLCGFSRAPNCRSFKSQADYGFCAAKQQTYYGFHGHLIISGTGVISGFTLTPANGSEREALWDLITRVKGLLIGDKGYLSQFLSGELEGMGINLQTPLRSNMSDSRSQSSVRLMQRFRRLIETVIGQLVERFHIEKIRARDMWHLTSRLNRKILAHTVCFWLNRHNCDPLQFDDLVTEY
- a CDS encoding CsbD family protein — protein: MSIEDRAKAFAKNVEGKVQEAVGEVTGNPNDKAEGKAKQAEAQVRHTAENIKDEVKKTLE